TCACGGTGATATAGAGGTCGGTGTCGGGCTGGCTATAATTGAGAACCACCTGTGGGTTTGCTTCTATATTTGAAACTTTCCGCGAATCTTTTGATGCAAACATCCATATGAGCCCATCGTCTTCGATTTCGAAGGTGTACATAGGCCTGCTTTCAAGTTTTCCCGCGGCATCGCTGGTAGTAAGCATCGCGATCTTGATGTGGCCTATCTTGTCAGACAGCTCTCTTACTTTCTTTATGAATTCTATTTCTTCTAACTGGCCTTTAACCGTCG
The window above is part of the Arcticibacter tournemirensis genome. Proteins encoded here:
- a CDS encoding pyridoxamine 5'-phosphate oxidase family protein: MTKLTATTVKGQLEEIEFIKKVRELSDKIGHIKIAMLTTSDAAGKLESRPMYTFEIEDDGLIWMFASKDSRKVSNIEANPQVVLNYSQPDTDLYITVNGTATVTTDPVKIEQLWSDRYQVWFPYGKTDPNLCLLKIVPEEAEYWDTPDLLVSQIISLVKNTLAGNPHVEGENKKIEF